The following coding sequences lie in one Synergistaceae bacterium genomic window:
- a CDS encoding DUF1385 domain-containing protein codes for MNIFFIIQIVVSALSGVQRDRIPVGGQAVIEGVLMKGPEHWGLAVREPGGRIWLKSWLGSVWIKHGIWKLPVIRGFATMVEMMRIGMKALSLSAEISLGEEDKISPLEMALSIAAAIFAVIGLFIALPMFVAEYLTYLFNLSHVWKNAAEGVMRGLVFIGYVALIGMWKDIRRVFEYHGAEHKTINAYEQGSELTPEAVSRYSRIHRRCGTSFLLVVIFVSIIVFSAIGGGSIAWRIGSRVLLLPFVIGISYEFIKGASNSDTWGRICIMPALSLQYITTRDPSPDQIEVALAALDLALHPEKDNQTAQVV; via the coding sequence ATGAATATTTTTTTTATAATACAGATAGTTGTATCCGCTCTGTCAGGTGTTCAGCGGGATAGGATCCCTGTAGGCGGGCAGGCGGTTATCGAGGGAGTCCTCATGAAAGGTCCGGAGCACTGGGGCCTTGCGGTGAGAGAGCCGGGCGGGAGGATCTGGCTCAAGTCATGGCTGGGTTCTGTCTGGATCAAGCATGGAATATGGAAGCTGCCGGTTATCCGCGGATTTGCCACGATGGTTGAAATGATGAGAATAGGCATGAAGGCCCTTTCCCTCTCAGCTGAGATCAGCCTTGGTGAGGAAGATAAGATTTCCCCGCTCGAGATGGCATTATCAATTGCTGCCGCGATCTTCGCAGTGATAGGACTTTTTATCGCGCTTCCCATGTTTGTCGCCGAATACCTCACATATCTGTTCAATTTATCCCATGTGTGGAAGAATGCGGCTGAAGGCGTCATGCGCGGGCTGGTCTTCATCGGCTATGTCGCACTTATCGGCATGTGGAAGGACATACGGCGTGTATTTGAATACCACGGCGCGGAGCATAAGACTATCAACGCTTATGAACAGGGATCTGAACTGACCCCGGAAGCAGTGTCCCGATATTCAAGGATACACAGACGCTGCGGGACGTCTTTCCTCCTGGTGGTTATTTTTGTAAGTATAATAGTCTTTTCGGCTATAGGCGGAGGTTCCATAGCCTGGCGTATCGGAAGCAGGGTTCTCCTTCTTCCTTTTGTGATAGGTATATCTTATGAATTTATAAAGGGAGCGTCGAACTCGGATACGTGGGGAAGGATATGCATAATGCCAGCGCTTTCCCTGCAATACATCACGACCAGGGACCCAAGCCCCGACCAGATCGAGGTAGCGCTTGCAGCGCTTGATCTGGCGCTCCATCCGGAAAAAGACAATCAGACAGCACAGGTGGTGTAG
- the thyX gene encoding FAD-dependent thymidylate synthase, protein MAIFVKLIAATPDAAKIVAAAARMCYSPSGAADILDGLDAEKTASFLNMLAESGHMSPFEHVSFTFAIEGISRVTTHQLVRHRLASYSQQSQRYVGMTGQTCIIPPEIECNPEALSLFKKGIEKAWDCYEKLVEMGITKEDARFILPHGTETRIVVSMNARELHHFFELRLCKRAQWEIRDLARRMLILARNTAPEIFENCGPSCVTRGACAEARPCNDPYPSMEKMLSE, encoded by the coding sequence GTGGCTATTTTCGTAAAACTTATTGCAGCAACGCCCGATGCGGCAAAAATTGTTGCCGCTGCAGCCAGGATGTGCTACAGCCCCTCCGGCGCCGCAGACATCCTTGATGGGCTTGATGCGGAAAAAACAGCTTCTTTTTTAAACATGCTGGCCGAGTCCGGGCACATGTCGCCGTTCGAGCATGTCTCGTTTACCTTCGCAATAGAAGGCATAAGCCGTGTTACGACACATCAGCTCGTCCGCCACAGGCTGGCAAGCTATTCTCAGCAGAGCCAGCGCTACGTCGGGATGACAGGGCAGACATGTATCATACCGCCGGAGATCGAATGTAATCCTGAGGCACTCTCTTTATTTAAAAAAGGAATCGAAAAGGCGTGGGATTGTTATGAAAAACTTGTAGAGATGGGTATTACAAAGGAAGATGCCCGTTTTATACTGCCCCACGGCACTGAGACAAGGATCGTCGTCTCGATGAACGCGCGGGAGCTGCATCATTTCTTTGAGCTGCGTCTCTGTAAACGCGCACAATGGGAGATAAGGGATCTGGCACGCCGGATGCTCATACTTGCAAGGAACACTGCTCCTGAAATATTTGAAAATTGCGGGCCCTCCTGCGTGACCCGCGGAGCATGCGCAGAAGCTCGTCCTTGTAACGATCCTTACCCGAGTATGGAGAAAATGCTTTCAGAATGA
- the rpmE gene encoding 50S ribosomal protein L31 has protein sequence MKKDIHPKYETCKVTCACGNTFETRSTTGDMRVSVCNACHPFYTGKKGRVIEAGRLEKFRQKYAGVNYGQKTTKETTEE, from the coding sequence TTGAAGAAGGATATACATCCAAAATATGAGACCTGCAAGGTAACCTGCGCCTGCGGCAATACATTCGAAACCAGGTCAACGACAGGGGACATGAGAGTTTCGGTTTGCAATGCATGTCATCCTTTCTACACCGGCAAGAAAGGCCGCGTTATCGAGGCAGGACGCCTTGAAAAATTCCGTCAGAAGTACGCAGGCGTGAATTACGGACAGAAGACAACGAAAGAGACAACCGAAGAATAG